In Cataglyphis hispanica isolate Lineage 1 chromosome 10, ULB_Chis1_1.0, whole genome shotgun sequence, a genomic segment contains:
- the LOC126852197 gene encoding esterase FE4-like, producing MIWRYMRVLTLYFILIDGLHDGIEPMVYTKWGKLRGKWSKSLQNRRVANFLGIPYALPPIGDLRFKSPQQWNNKWESIRDATADGNMCLQISDSEILGSEDCLYLNIFIPYIPGIQFMKLPVLVFLHSGAYASGSSDSKLLAPDYLMDQNIILVTLNYRLNIFGFFSTTNQVAPGNYGLKDMKMALEWIHENIHSFNGNPESVTLIGASAGAASAHLLALSNKTERLFHKYILFGGSALTPWAYHSKKNYRQTCLKLARLVGCQPKKDDDIIASNETIAVNCEKENGGRRDANVFYKDYNDYNEGCVKGDEEMVKCMKTIDARQLVKMSKHFNVWRNNPMCSFAPTLEDDSEDAILTMNPWKIIKNGLFRDMPAIIEIVEDEGLVKTLDFFLDPSVEKEMIENFEEYIFYFLENRDWISNTSIFTTALQDFYFNGNVSLGLKGNITEVINDSSIKWPILKTIQYQSAVGNSSIYFSLFAYKGTFSHTFASGTTINYGVCHNDDLNYLFPILNNKYQNMMLNNTDTDFIVINTMTEMLANFMREGIPRAWMIPAWPDYRNTHQFMRFGIGKSPDIVVQTDFLCDRMKFWDELLINVSTGLMECNVISDNYSDNTQLGVLFMKASLLAPIKSNDNNKYDAKLFRLLSKAYLSHGMRA from the exons ATGATTTGGAGATACATGCGCGTTCTTACTCTCTATTTTATCCTTATTGACGGTTTGCACGATGGGATCGAACCTATGGTCTATACGAAATGGGGCAAGCTCCGAGGTAAATGGAGTAAAAGTCTGCAAAACAGACGAGTTGCGAATTTTCTCGGGATACCATACGCATTACCACCAATTGGCGATTTGAGATTCAAG AGCCCACAACAGTGGAATAATAAATGGGAGTCAATTCGCGATGCTACAGCTGATGGAAACATGTGCCTTCAAATAAGTGATTCTGAAATTCTTGGGAGTGAGGACTgcctttatttaaatatcttcatTCCCTAT attccaGGCATTCAATTCATGAAATTACCAGTTTTAGTTTTCTTGCACAGCGGTGCATATGCTAGTGGCAGCAGTGACAGTAAACTGTTGGCGCCGGATTATTTGATGGATCAGAATATAATTCTCGTCACGTTAAATTACCGGCTTAATATTtttg GTTTTTTTAGTACAACAAACCAAGTCGCGCCAGGTAATTATGGTCTCAAGGATATGAAGATGGCCCTCGAATGGATACACGAGAATATTCATAGCTTCAACGGAAATCCCGAATCAGTAACTCTTATAGGAGCGAGTGCCGGTGCTGCATCGGCTCATCTACTCGCTCTCTCGAACAAAACAGAAAGACTCTTTCACAAGTACATTTTATTTGGCGGTAGCGCTTTAACTCCGTGGGCTTATCattccaaaaaaaattatcgacaaACTTGTTTGAAATTGGCAAGGCTAGTTGGCTGCCAGCCGAAAAAAGACGACGACATAATCGCATCAAACGAGACAATCGCCGTTAATTGCGAGAAGGAAAATGGAGGAAGGAGAGATGCCAacgttttttataaagattataatgattataatgaaGGATGCGTAAAAGGCGACGAAGAAATGGTAAAATGCATGAAAACGATCGATGCGAGGCAATTAGTGAAAATGTCAAAGCACTTT aaTGTTTGGAGGAATAATCCAATGTGTAGCTTTGCTCCTACATTGGAAGATGATTCGGAGGACGCTATTCTGACGATGAATCcgtggaaaataataaagaatggTTTGTTTCGCGATATGCCGGCAATAATAGAAATCGTGGAAGACGAAGGGTTGGTGAAGACACTCG ATTTCTTCTTAGATCCCAGCGTGGAGAAagaaatgattgaaaatttcGAAGAATACATATTCTACTTTTTGGAAAATCGCGATTGGATTTCCAATACTAGTATTTTCACCACCGCGctacaagatttttatttcaatggcAATGTGTCATTGGGTCTTAAAGGCAACATCACGGAA GTAATAAATGACAGCAGCATAAAATGGCCAATACTCAAAACTATACAATATCAATCAGCAGTAGGAAATTCCAGCAtttacttttctcttttcgcaTACAAAGGCACATTTTCGCATACTTTCGCTTCGGGCACCACGATTAATTATG GTGTTTGTCACAACGATgatttaaattacttattccccatattgaataataaatatcaaaatatgatgCTAAACAATACGGATACCGATTTTATAGTTATCAATACCATGACAGAGATGTTGGCAAATTTCATGAGAGAAgg gaTACCGAGAGCATGGATGATCCCTGCGTGGCCCGATTACCGCAATACTCATCAGTTTATGAGATTCGGGATTGGCAAGTCGCCGGATATTGTGGTACAAACTGATTTCCTGTGCGACAGAATGAAGTTCTGGGACGAGTTGTTAATCAACGTATCGACAGGACTGATGGAATGCAACGTGATCAGTGACAATTATTCGGATAACACTCAA CTTGGTGTACTTTTCATGAAAGCTAGTTTACTTGCACCAATAAAAagtaacgataataataaatacgatgCGAAGCTGTTTCGTTTACTATCTAAAGCCTATCTCAGTCACGGCATGAGAGCGTGA